Proteins encoded within one genomic window of Numenius arquata chromosome 12, bNumArq3.hap1.1, whole genome shotgun sequence:
- the TFAP2C gene encoding transcription factor AP-2 gamma isoform X1 yields MHAPPIPRGAVMLWKLADNVKYEEDCEDRHDGSSNGNPRLPHLSAVSQHLYSPAPPLSHSGASDFQPPYFPPPYQPLPYSQSSDPYSHLGDPFSINPLHQPPPPPPSQQQSAWPNRQSQDPAGLAPHGRPGLVPHLSALESGSAGGRRETYRRSELLLPHGHGLDASALADNLGLHDMAHQMEEVQNVEDQHLLMHDQTVIRKGPISLTKNSALSLPCQKDGLIGVVINPNEVFCSVPGRLSLLSSTSKYKVTVAEVQRRLSPPECLNASLLGGVLRRAKSKNGGRSLREKLDKIGLNLPAGRRKAANVTLLTSLVEGEAVHLARDFGYVCETEFPSKAVAEYLTRPHMGRNEMANRKNMLLAAKQICKEFTDLLTQDRTPLGNTRPSPILDPGIQGCLTHFSLITHGFGSAAICAAMTSVQNYLNEALKIADKTYMNAGDQSPAETNKTIDKMDKHRK; encoded by the exons ATGCACGCTCCCCCCATCCCCCGAGGCGCCGT CATGTTGTGGAAACTAGCAGATAATGTCAAGTACGAAGAGGACTGCGAG GACCGGCACGATGGGAGCAGCAACGGGAACCCGCGGCTCCCCCACCTCTCGGCGGTCAGCCAGCACCTGTACAGCCCGGCGCCGCCGCTCTCCCATTCGGGCGCCTCCGACTTCCAGCCCCCCTACTTTCCCCCCCCGTACCAGCCGCTGCCTTACTCCCAGTCCAGCGACCCCTACTCCCACCTCGGGGACCCCTTCTCCATCAACCCGCTCcaccagccgccgccgccgccccccagccagcagcagagcgcCTGGCCCAACCGGCAGAGCCAGGACCCGGCCGGACTCGCCCCCCACGGTCGCCCCGGTCTCGTCCCCCACCTCTCGGCGCTGGAGAGCGGCTCCGCCGGCGGCCGCAGGGAAACGTACCGACGCTCcgagctcctcctgccccatgggcACGGGCTGGACGCCTCCGCCCTGGCCGATAACCTGGGCCTGCACGACATGGCCCACCAGATGGAGGAGGTGCAg AATGTGGAAGATCAACACTTATTAATGCATGACCAGACAGTCATTAGAAAAG GTCCCATTTCCTTAACGAAAAACAGTGCTCTGAGTCTCCCCTGCCAAAAGGATGGATTAATTGGAGTGGTCATAAACCCCAATGAAGTGTTTTGTTCGGTTCCGGGGAGGCTTTCCCTCCTGAGCTCCACGTCGAAGTACAAAGTGACAGTAGCAGAAGTCCAGAGACGGCTCTCGCCCCCCGAGTGTCTCAATGCCTCTTTGCTAGGAGGAGTGCTCAGAAG AGCCAAATCTAAAAATGGTGGCAGATCATTAAGGGAAAAACTGGATAAAATTGGCTTGAATCTTCCCGCTGGTAGAAGGAAAGCTGCAAATGTGACACTATTGACATCTTTGGTGGAAG GTGAAGCTGTACATCTTGCTCGTGACTTTGGTTATGTTTGTGAGACAGAGTTTCCTTCCAAAGCAGTGGCCGAGTATTTAACTAGACCACACATGGGCCGCAATGAAATGGCAAACAGGAAGAATATGCTGCTTGCTGCAAA GCAGATCTGTAAGGAATTCACAGACCTCCTCACTCAGGACAGAACTCCTCTTGGAAACACGAGACCTAGTCCCATCTTGGACCCTGGCATCCAGGGCTGTTTGACTCATTTTAGCCTGATCACACATGGCTTTGGGAGTGCTGCCATCTGCGCTGCCATGACATCCGTCCAGAACTACCTAAATGAAGCATTAAAAATAGCAGACAAAACATACATGAACGCTGGCGACCAGAGCCCTGCAGAAACCAACAAAACCATTGATAAAATGGACAAGCACAGGAAGTAA
- the TFAP2C gene encoding transcription factor AP-2 gamma isoform X2: MALLGRIDWQDRHDGSSNGNPRLPHLSAVSQHLYSPAPPLSHSGASDFQPPYFPPPYQPLPYSQSSDPYSHLGDPFSINPLHQPPPPPPSQQQSAWPNRQSQDPAGLAPHGRPGLVPHLSALESGSAGGRRETYRRSELLLPHGHGLDASALADNLGLHDMAHQMEEVQNVEDQHLLMHDQTVIRKGPISLTKNSALSLPCQKDGLIGVVINPNEVFCSVPGRLSLLSSTSKYKVTVAEVQRRLSPPECLNASLLGGVLRRAKSKNGGRSLREKLDKIGLNLPAGRRKAANVTLLTSLVEGEAVHLARDFGYVCETEFPSKAVAEYLTRPHMGRNEMANRKNMLLAAKQICKEFTDLLTQDRTPLGNTRPSPILDPGIQGCLTHFSLITHGFGSAAICAAMTSVQNYLNEALKIADKTYMNAGDQSPAETNKTIDKMDKHRK; this comes from the exons ATGGCTCTGCTGGGGAGGATCGACTGGCAA GACCGGCACGATGGGAGCAGCAACGGGAACCCGCGGCTCCCCCACCTCTCGGCGGTCAGCCAGCACCTGTACAGCCCGGCGCCGCCGCTCTCCCATTCGGGCGCCTCCGACTTCCAGCCCCCCTACTTTCCCCCCCCGTACCAGCCGCTGCCTTACTCCCAGTCCAGCGACCCCTACTCCCACCTCGGGGACCCCTTCTCCATCAACCCGCTCcaccagccgccgccgccgccccccagccagcagcagagcgcCTGGCCCAACCGGCAGAGCCAGGACCCGGCCGGACTCGCCCCCCACGGTCGCCCCGGTCTCGTCCCCCACCTCTCGGCGCTGGAGAGCGGCTCCGCCGGCGGCCGCAGGGAAACGTACCGACGCTCcgagctcctcctgccccatgggcACGGGCTGGACGCCTCCGCCCTGGCCGATAACCTGGGCCTGCACGACATGGCCCACCAGATGGAGGAGGTGCAg AATGTGGAAGATCAACACTTATTAATGCATGACCAGACAGTCATTAGAAAAG GTCCCATTTCCTTAACGAAAAACAGTGCTCTGAGTCTCCCCTGCCAAAAGGATGGATTAATTGGAGTGGTCATAAACCCCAATGAAGTGTTTTGTTCGGTTCCGGGGAGGCTTTCCCTCCTGAGCTCCACGTCGAAGTACAAAGTGACAGTAGCAGAAGTCCAGAGACGGCTCTCGCCCCCCGAGTGTCTCAATGCCTCTTTGCTAGGAGGAGTGCTCAGAAG AGCCAAATCTAAAAATGGTGGCAGATCATTAAGGGAAAAACTGGATAAAATTGGCTTGAATCTTCCCGCTGGTAGAAGGAAAGCTGCAAATGTGACACTATTGACATCTTTGGTGGAAG GTGAAGCTGTACATCTTGCTCGTGACTTTGGTTATGTTTGTGAGACAGAGTTTCCTTCCAAAGCAGTGGCCGAGTATTTAACTAGACCACACATGGGCCGCAATGAAATGGCAAACAGGAAGAATATGCTGCTTGCTGCAAA GCAGATCTGTAAGGAATTCACAGACCTCCTCACTCAGGACAGAACTCCTCTTGGAAACACGAGACCTAGTCCCATCTTGGACCCTGGCATCCAGGGCTGTTTGACTCATTTTAGCCTGATCACACATGGCTTTGGGAGTGCTGCCATCTGCGCTGCCATGACATCCGTCCAGAACTACCTAAATGAAGCATTAAAAATAGCAGACAAAACATACATGAACGCTGGCGACCAGAGCCCTGCAGAAACCAACAAAACCATTGATAAAATGGACAAGCACAGGAAGTAA